One Elaeis guineensis isolate ETL-2024a chromosome 10, EG11, whole genome shotgun sequence genomic window carries:
- the LOC109506350 gene encoding protein RSI-1 codes for MQCLPVLQRTIPSLCSINGSPIHLSISFYSLFSPFLFFLLRGKERLIVVAMAAKHSRAAYSLLVFLLLALCLIGSVHGQLKPSDCQPRCQYRCSATSHKKPCMSFCLKCCAQCLCVPPGTSGNKQMCPCYNNWKTKEGGPKCP; via the exons ATGCAATGTCTTCCAGTACTCCAGAGGACAATTCCATCTCTTTGCTCTATAAATGGAAGCCCCATCCATCTCTCCATCTCATTCTACTCTTTGTTCTCtccatttcttttcttcttattgaGAGGTAAAGAAAGATTGATTGTAGTTGCAATGGCAGCAAAGCATTCTCGTGCCGCCTACTCACTGCTGGTGTTCCTTCTACTGGCGTTGTGCCTCATTGGA AGCGTGCATGGACAGCTGAAGCCTTCAG ATTGCCAACCGAGATGCCAATACCGGTGCTCGGCGACGTCGCACAAGAAGCCATGCATGTCCTTCTGCCTCAAATGTTGCGCCCAGTGCCTGTGTGTGCCGCCTGGCACCTCCGGCAATAAGCAAATGTGTCCCTGCTACAACAACTGGAAGACCAAGGAAGGTGGGCCCAAGTGCCCCTAG
- the LOC105053224 gene encoding LOW QUALITY PROTEIN: mediator of RNA polymerase II transcription subunit 14 (The sequence of the model RefSeq protein was modified relative to this genomic sequence to represent the inferred CDS: inserted 2 bases in 2 codons) has protein sequence MSAELGQQTVEFSALVRRAAEESYLSLKELVERSKAQEERSDSEKKIDLLKFVVKTRQRMLRLHVLAKWCRQVPLVHYCQQLAATLSSHDTCFIQTADSLFYMHEGLQHARAPIFDVPSAVEVLLSGGYQRLPKCIEDLGIQSTLSKDEQKPALKKLDTLLRSKLLEVSLPKEISDVTVSDGTAVLRVDGEFKIFLTVGYRGHLSLWRILHLELLVGEKNGPIKLEEARRYALGDDLERRMAAAENPFMVLYTVLHELCVALVMDTVLRQVQILRQGRWKDAIRFELISDGSVGQGGNTSVVAQDGELDPTGLKXPGLKIIYWLDFDKNTGGSDSGSLPFIKIEPGQDLQIKCQHSSFVLDPLTDREAKFSXDQSCIDVEKLLLRAIACNRHTRLLEIQRELSKNVQICRGSGDIILKCEGAESDTDLRKRDNKHVIEDYCGDEVLQVRAYGVSYIILGINIRNGRFLLQSSKNVLAPSALLDSEEALNQGNITATEVFMSLRSKSILHLFASTGKFLGLKVYDQSSVPVRMPKSMLHGSDLLLMGFPQCGNSYYLLMQLDKDFKPVFTLLETQTDQGGKSHSISDANEAIRFNKIDIGQMQIVEDELNMSLFDWEKLHSLRNRGACDQISEHGLLPEFGLESALQHPACSQPSFSSVVDEVFEFEKGACGAPFPITSHLSVSHNAPPLSHLVSPPTSHQGIKAGVSSPKWEGVQQSQVNSIVKVSAGLTSSSNSMFLSNNLKGLICNSGTNPLSSSNPTRNSSIQKLSASKSDQDLSSLKSPHLAEVAQYSSMDDDQARLVHQSPKELGMIDGSRPPQLLPPLRTTGPRPSVQNTSSNNFKSLSTGHLTGPLKDNQYNSSMVVQTCQTAESGISSTSGYDGINKHERKSKKRSLADILSLIPSPRGLKSSTEQCKRRKTSESAHCRPAASQALSSVLTCRSSGYTYGNLLGEPNHGIATSNIYVSVLLHVVKHCSLCIKHAQLTSQMDALDIPYVEEVGLRAPSSNLWLRLPFIRDDSWQHICLRLGKPGSMCWDVKINDPHFRELWELHKGSTTTLWGCGVRIANTSEVDSHIHYDPEGVVLSYKTVEADSIQRLISDLRRLSNAHLFACGMRKLIGIKADDKLDENSTDSEIKLQSATKRTDEAAKKLSEQIRKTFKIEAVGLMSLWFSYVSMPVIVHFVVEWEAGKEGCTMHVSPDQLWPHTKFLEDFVNGAEVASFLHCIRLTAGPLLALGGAIRPARMPMPVSASHSPVPKQNNFIPSQGLLTNTSSSHVIQPASSAPAPSAVMAQLGSHSAAMLSAAGRGGPGLVPSSLLPFDVSVVLRGPYWIRIIYRKKFAVDMRCFAGDQVWLQPATPPKGGPAAGGSLPCPQFRPFIMEHVAQGLNALEPTFSGAAHIGGHLSSSNSNLSSSSQQLVPNASRLNVTASGAMTRTSVIGSQVAGSLSRVSNASLASSGPASGISGPFRVSQGTGFPAHMRGELNTAFIGLGDDGGYGGGWVPLAALKKVLRGILKYLGVLWLFAQLPDLLKEILGSILKENEGALLNLDQEQPALRFFVGGYVFAVSVHRVQLLLQVLSVRRFQHQQQQQQTQNNTQEELAPNEINEICDYFSRRVASEPYDASRVASFITLLTLPVSVLREFLKLISWKKGLSQAHSGDIAGAQRARMELCLENHSGSGLDENSENFSASRSNVHHDRAHNSVDFALNFVLDPAHIPHMNAAGGAAWLPYCVSVRLKYSFGENTHISFLGMDGSHGGRACWLHFEDWEKCKQRVARTVEYANGSSAGDVSQGRLRLVAETVQRTLHVSLQQLRDGALSSSSTAT, from the exons ATGTCGGCGGAGCTGGGGCAGCAGACGGTGGAGTTCTCCGCCCTGGTCCGCCGGGCGGCGGAGGAATCCTACCTCTCCCTCAAGGAGCTGGTGGAGCGGTCCAAGGCCCAGGAGGAGCGCTCCGACTCGGAGAAGAAGATTGATCTTCTCAAGTTCGTTGTCAAGACGCGGCAGCGGATGCTTCGCCTCCATGTGCTCGCCAAGTGGTGCCGGCAG GTTCCTTTGGTTCATTACTGTCAACAACTTGCAGCAACACTTTCCAGCCATGATACTTGTTTCATCCAAACAGCTGACTCATTATTCTACATGCATGAAGGATTGCAGCATGCTCGTGCTCCTATATTTGATGTTCCATCTGCTGTTGAAGTCCTCCTTTCAGGAGGATATCAAAGGTTGCCAAAGTGTATAGAAGATTTGGGAATTCAGAGTACACTTTCCAAGGATGAGCAAAAACCTGCTTTAAAGAAGTTGGACACACTTCTTCGTTCCAAACTTCTTGAGGTCTCCCTTCCTAAAGAAATTTCTGATGTCACAGTGTCTGATGGTACTGCTGTTCTTCGCGTGGATGGAGAGTTTAAGATTTTTCTTACTGTGGGATATCGTGGACATTTATCATTGTGGAGAATATTGCATTTGGAGTTGCTAGTAGGTGAGAAGAATGGTCCTATCAAGCTTGAAGAAGCACGGCGATATGCTCTTGGAGATGATTTAGAGCGCAGGATGGCTGCTGCTGAAAATCCCTTCATGGTTTTgtacacagttctccatgaattaTGTGTTGCTCTTGTTATGGACACTGTACTAAGGCAAGTGCAGATACTACGTCAGGGCAGGTGGAAAGATGCAATACGTTTTGAACTTATTTCTGATGGTAGTGTTGGACAAGGTGGGAATACTAGTGTTGTGGCCCAAGATGGTGAACTTGATCCAACTGGTTTAA ATCCTGGTCTGAAAATAATTTATTGGTTAGATTTTGACAAAAACACTGGAGGATCTGATTCTGGTTCATTGCCATTTATCAAAATTGAGCCAGGTCAAGATTTGCAGATAAAGTGTCAGCATAGTTCTTTTGTCTTGGATCCGCTTACTGACAGGGAAGCAAAATTTT CTGATCAAAGTTGCATTGATGTTGAGAAACTTCTGCTAAGAGCTATTGCCTGTAACAGACACACACGTCTACTTGAAATTCAGAGGGAATTGAGCAAAAATGTTCAAATTTGTCGAGGTTCAGGTGATATTATCCTTAAGTGTGAAGGAGCTGAATCAGACACAGACTTGCGAAAG AGAGACAATAAACATGTTATTGAGGATTATTGTGGGGATGAAGTACTACAAGTGCGAGCATATGGTGTGTCATACATTATTCTTGGAATAAATATCAG GAATGGTCGTTTCCTTCTGCAATCTTCTAAGAATGTTCTTGCACCATCTGCATTATTAGATAGTGAAGAAGCTCTAAACCAGGGAAATATTACTGCAACTGAAGTATTTATGAGCTTAAGAAGCAAAAGTATTCTTCACTTATTTGCATCAACTGGAAAGTTTCTTGGCTTGAAG GTTTATGATCAGTCTTCAGTTCCTGTAAGGATGCCAAAGTCCATGTTGCATGGGTCAGATTTATTGCTGATGGGATTTCCTCAATGTGGGAATTCGTATTATTTGCTGATGCAGCTTGATAAAGATTTCAAACCTGTTTTTACTTTGCTAGAGACACAGACTGATCAAGGTGGAAAGTCCCATTCAATTAGTGATGctaatgaagctatacgttttAATAAAATTGACATTGGTCAGATGCAAATAGTTGAAGATGAATTGAATATGAGCCTCTTTGACTGGGAAAAGCTACACTCTTTACGAAATAGAGGGGCTTGCGATCAGATTTCTGAACATGGTCTTCTTCCTGAGTTTGGATTGGAATCTGCTCTGCAGCACCCTGCATGTTCCCAGCCAAGTTTTTCATCTGTTGTTGATGAAGTGTTTGAGTTTGAGAAAGGTGCATGTGGTGCTCCTTTTCCCATCACAAGTCACCTCTCCGTGTCTCATAATGCGCCCCCTCTTTCTCACCTAGTCTCTCCTCCCACTAGTCATCAAGGAATAAAGGCTGGAGTTAGCTCACCTAAGTGGGAAGGAGTACAGCAATCTCAAGTCAATAGTATTGTAAAGGTTTCTGCTGGTCTTACAAGTTCAAGCAATTCAATGTTTCTATCAAACAATTTGAAGGGCTTAATTTGTAACAGTGGTACAAATCCCCTTTCCTCTTCAAACCCAACAAGGAACTCATCTATTCAAAAATTATCTGCTTCAAAatctgatcaggacttgagctctcTGAAGTCTCCACATTTAGCTGAGGTTGCTCAATATTCTTCTATGGATGATGATCAAGCAAGATTGGTGCATCAATCTCCAAAAGAGCTTGGTATGATTGACGGGAGTCGACCACCTCAGCTATTGCCTCCACTGCGAACAACTGGTCCTCGTCCCTCTGTACAGAATACCAGTTCAAATAACTTCAAAAGCTTGTCAACTGGCCATTTGACTGGACCTCTAAAAGATAACCAATATAACTCATCTATGGTTGTACAAACAT GCCAAACAGCAGAATCTGGCATTTCCTCTACCTCAGGTTATGATGGCATAAATAAACATGAAAGAAAATCGAAAAAGCGTTCTCTTGCAGACATTCTGAGTCTAATTCCATCACCTCGAGGGTTAAAATCTAGCACTGAACAGTGTAAAAGAAGGAAGACTTCGGAATCAGCTCACTGTCGTCCTGCTGCTTCACAGGCACTTTCGTCGGTATTGACATGCAGATCTAGTGGGTATACATATGGAAATCTGCTTGGTGAACCAAATCATGGCATTGCCACTTCGAATATATATGTTTCAGTCCTCCTCCATGTTGTTAAGCACTGTTCACTCTGCATTAAGCATGCTCAACTAACCAGCCAGATGGACGCTCTTGACATTCCTTATGTTGAAGAAGTGGGTCTGCGAGCTCCATCCTCAAACTTGTGGTTGCGGTTACCATTTATCAGGGATGATTCATGGCAGCACATATGCCTGCGTCTTGGTAAGCCTGGAAGCATGTGCTGGGATGTTAAAATCAATGATCCGCATTTCAGAGAATTATGGGAACTTCATAAAGGAAGTACTACCACACTATGGGGCTGTGGTGTACGTATTGCCAATACATCTGAAGTTGATTCCCACATCCATTATGATCCAGAAGGTGTTGTATTGAGTTACAAGACTGTTGAAGCTGATAGTATTCAGAGGCTTATATCAGATCTACGTAGGCTTTCTAATGCACACTTATTTGCTTGTGGGATGAGAAAATTAATTGGTATAAAGGCTGATGATAAGTTGGATGAAAATAGCACAGATTCTGAGATAAAGTTGCAATCTGCAACTAAAAGAACTGATGAGGCTGCCAAAAAGTTATCTGAACAGATAAGAAAAACATTCAAGATTGAAGCAGTTGGTCTAATGAGTTTGTGGTTTAGTTATGTCTCAATGCCTGTGATTGTACACTTTGTTGTTGAATGGGAAGCTGGTAAGGAGGGCTGTACTATGCATGTTTCCCCTGATCAACTTTGGCCGCATACCAAG tttttggaggattttgtcAACGGAGCAGAAGTTGCatccttcttgcattgcattcggCTTACTGCAGGACCTCTACTTGCTCTTGGTGGTGCAATACGTCCTGCACGAATGCCTATGCCTGTGTCTGCCAGCCACTCCCCCGTACCTAAGCAGAACAATTTCATCCCATCTCAGGGTCTGCTGACAAACACTTCATCATCACATGTTATCCAACCTGCATCTTCTGCCCCTGCGCCATCTGCTGTTATGGCCCAACTGGGCAGTCACAGTGCTGCAATGTTATCTGCTGCAGGAAGAGGTGGACCGGGACTGGTTCCAAGCTCTTTATTGCCTTTTGATGTCTCCGTTGTGCTGCGGGGTCCATATTGGATACGTATCATATATCGTAAAAAATTTGCTGTGGATATGCGGTGCTTTGCTGGAGATCAGGTTTGGCTGCAGCCTGCAACACCTCCTAAAGGAGGACCGGCTGCTGGGGGATCATTGCCATGTCCACAGTTTCGACCTTTTATTATGGAACATGTTGCTCAGGGTCTGAATGCCCTAGAGCCCACTTTTTCTGGTGCTGCGCATATAGGTGGGCACTTGAGTTCAAGCAATAGTAACCTGAGTTCAAGCAGTCAACAACTGGTGCCTAATGCCAGCCGCCTTAATGTTACTGCCAGTGGTGCAATGACTAGAACTTCTGTAATTGGAAGCCAGGTAGCTGGTAGCTTAAGCCGAGTCAGCAATGCAAGTTTAGCCTCTTCAGGTCCAGCTTCAGGGATCTCTGGGCCTTTCCGTGTATCTCAGGGTACTGGTTTCCCAGCACATATGAGAGGGGAATTGAATACAGCTTTTATTGGGCTTGGGGATGATGGAGGTTATGGAGGTGGATGGGTTCCCCTTGCAGCTCTTAAAAAGGTGTTAAGAGGTATCCTCAAATATCTCGGTGTGTTATGGTTGTTTGCACAGTTGCCTGATCTTTTAAAAGAGATTCTGGGTTCAATTTTAAAGGAGAATGAAGGGGCGCTGCTAAATTTGGATCAGGAGCAGCCGGCCCTGCGTTTCTTTGTGGG AGGCTATGTTTTTGCTGTTAGTGTTCACAGGGTCCAACTTCTTTTGCAAGTTTTGAGTGTCAGACGATTCCAGcatcagcagcagcagcagcaaaccCAAAACAACACTCAAGAAGAACTAGCCCCTAATGAAATTAATGAGATATGTGACTACTTTAGCCGGCGTGTCGCCTCTGAGCCGTATGATGCATCTAGGGTTGCATCTTTTATCACCCTTCTCACCCTTCCTGTTTCAGTCCTCCGTGAATTCTTAAAGTTGATATCATGGAAAAAAGGATTGTCTCAAGCACACAGTGGAGACATTGCTGGTGCACAGAGGGCCCGCATGGAGTTGTGCTTGGAGAACCATTCAGGCTCAGGTTTAGATGAGAACTCTGAGAACTTTTCTGCATCAAGAAGTAATGTTCATCATGACCGAGCCCATAATTCAGTAGATTTCGCTCTTAACTTTGTCCTTGATCCTGCCCACATACCCCACATGAATGCggctggtggagctgcatggCTACCATACTGTGTGTCTGTGCGACTAAAATATTCATTCGGGGAAAATACTCATATATCTTTTCTTGGAATGGATGGAAGCCATGGTGGCAGAGCTTGTTGGTTGCATTTCGAGGACTGGGAAAAATGCAAGCAGAGAGTGGCAAGAACAGTGGAATATGCAAATGGGAGTTCTGCAGGTGATGTCAGTCAGGGGAGGTTGAGATTGGTTGCTGAGACAGTGCAGAGGACATTGCATGTGTCATTGCAGCAGCTAAGAGATGGTGCTCTTTCTTCTAGCTCGACTGCAACTTAA